One stretch of Punica granatum isolate Tunisia-2019 chromosome 5, ASM765513v2, whole genome shotgun sequence DNA includes these proteins:
- the LOC116209243 gene encoding chitinase-like protein 2 translates to MESRRCVMVLAVAALMASAALLVAGDDMEVKPTVVKVVKGKKLCAKGWECKGPSVFCCNHTISDYFQSYQFENLFSKRNAPVAHAVGFWDYHSFITAAAEYQPLGFGTTGGKLTGMKEVAAFLGHVGSKTSCGYGVATGGPLAWGLCYKKEMSPSQYYCDDYFKFTYPCAPGAAYYGRGALPLYWNYNYGEAGEALKVDLLNHPEYIEQNATLAFQAAIWRWMTPMKKHQPSAHDVFVDSWKPTKNDTLAKRVPGFGATMNVLNGEDMCGKGDDERMNNMVSHYLYYLDLMGVGREDAGPHEVLSCAEQVPFNKASPSASSSS, encoded by the exons ATGGAGTCCAGACGGTGCGTTATGGTGCTGGCAGTTGCTGCGCTGATGGCCTCGGCCGCGCTCCTCGTCGCCGGGGACGACATGGAGGTGAAGCCGACGGTGGTGAAGGTGGTGAAGGGGAAGAAGCTGTGCGCGAAGGGGTGGGAGTGTAAAGGCCCATCGGTGTTCTGCTGTAACCACACCATCTCCGACTACTTCCAGTCGTACCAGTTCGAGAACCTGTTCTCAAAGCGGAACGCGCCGGTGGCCCATGCGGTGGGGTTCTGGGACTACCACTCGTTCATCACTGCCGCTGCGGAGTACCAGCCCCTCGGGTTCGGGACCACTGGAGGGAAGCTCACGGGGATGAAGGAGGTCGCCGCCTTCCTCGGTCATGTCGGCAGCAAGACTTCCT GTGGATATGGGGTGGCCACTGGAGGGCCATTGGCATGGGGACTCTGCTACAAGAAGGAAATGAGTCCGAGCCAGTACTACTGTGATGACTACTTTAAGTTCACCTATCCCTGCGCGCCTGGAGCTGCATACTATGGTCGAGGTGCTCTGCCTCTTTACTG GAACTACAACTATGGAGAAGCTGGAGAAGCCTTGAAGGTGGACCTGTTGAACCACCCTGAGTACATCGAACAGAATGCCACCTTGGCCTTTCAGGCTGCAATTTGGCGGTGGATGACTCCAATGAAGAAGCACCAGCCTTCAGCTCACGATGTCTTCGTTGACAGCTGGAAGCCCACCAAGAACGATACCTTGGCCAAGCGGGTCCCCGGGTTTGGAGCCACCATGAATGTTCTTAATGGAGAAGACATGTGCGGGAAGGGTGACGATGAGCGCATGAACAACATGGTCTCCCACTACTTGTACTACCTTGAccttatgggcgttggacgaGAGGATGCTGGGCCCCATGAAGTGCTCAGCTGTGCGGAGCAGGTTCCTTTCAACAAAGCCTCACCCTctgcctcttcttcttcttga
- the LOC116207494 gene encoding calmodulin-binding transcription activator 5-like, with protein sequence MEGGAPGQLVGSEIHGFHTLQDLDVANIMEEAKTRWLRPNEIHAILCNYKNFTVNVKPVTIPPSGTLVLFDRKMLRNFRRDGHSWKKKKDGKTVKEAHEHLKVGTDERIHVYYAHGQDNPTFVRRCYWLLDKKLEHIVLVHYRETQEFQNSPATPGNSNSSTISDPSAPWVPSEEHDSGTNQALHAKERELTEPNENITVKAHELRLHELNTLEWDELVTDDPSAQVPEGGSFLGQQNIAEPRSISNDNAPNGACSLGNVDGPITAMGVQVNSDYLSNNFSNLGTGNFGDFLQTDGLQRHDSFGRWMNYIMIDSPDSANGAVTKPSLSCAMGSQPSSVPELVFPITDIAPAWAFSTEKTKIIITGFFIEGHQQHPKANLFCICGDNCVPVEIIQVGVYRCLVPPHSPGIVNLCMSFDGHKPVSQFVNFEYRAPPLVHDVEPSIEEKPKCEELQLQMRLAFLLFSTSKCLDITACNITPTIREDAKKFSLHTASILKDWAYFLSLVEENKLSPVQAKDGIFELMLKNRLKDWILERTITGCKTTEYDLHGQGVIHLCAILGYTWAVQLFSWSGLSLDFRDKSGWTALHWAAYCGREKMVAKLLSAGAKANLVTDPTSNNPAGCTAADLASQRGYEGLSAYLAEKSLVHHFQDMSLAGNISGSLQTTSDYTSNTEGNLSQEDVCLKDSLAAYRTAADAAARIQAAFREHSFKIRSNQVMCFNSEEEARNIVAAMKIQQAFRNFECKKKMAAAAQIQYRFRTWKMRREFLNLRNKAIKIQAAFRGFQVRRQYRKVVWSVGILEKAILRWRLKRKGFRGFHVKENVDWRQDSDTEEDFFRTSRKQAEDRLERSVVRVQAMFRSKKAQEDYRRMKLTHDEAQLEYDKEHNGHCDMER encoded by the exons ATGGAGGGTGGCGCTCCGGGGCAGCTCGTTGGCTCTGAGATTCATGGGTTCCATACTTTGCAAG ATTTGGATGTTGCCAACATCATGGAAGAAGCCAAAACGAGATGGCTTCGCCCCAATGAGATTCATGCAATACTCTGTAATTACAAGAATTTCACAGTCAATGTCAAGCCAGTAACCATTCCCCCAA GTGGAACACTTGTATTATTTGACCGTAAAATGCTCAGGAACTTCCGGAGAGATGGTCATagctggaagaagaaaaaggatggGAAGACTGTTAAAGAGGCTCATGAACATCTAAAA GTTGGCACTGATGAGAGGATCCATGTTTACTATGCCCATGGCCAAGATAACCCAACCTTTGTCCGTAGGTGTTACTGGCTGCTGGATAA GAAATTGGAACACATAGTCCTTGTTCATTATCGCGAAACCCAAGAG TTTCAGAATTCTCCAGCCACACCAGGAAATTCAAATTCTAGCACAATCTCCGACCCTTCTGCTCCTTGGGTTCCATCAGAGGAACATGATTCTGGCACTAATCAGGCACTTCATGCCAAAGAGAGAGAACTGACAG AGCCTAATGAGAATATAACTGTCAAAGCCCACGAATTGAGGCTTCATGAGCTAAATACATTAGAATGGGATGAGCTTGTGACAGATGATCCTTCTGCACAAG TGCCAGAGGGAGGCTCTTTCTTGGGGCAGCAGAATATTGCAGAGCCCCGTTCAATCAGCAAT gACAACGCACCAAATGGAGCATGTTCTCTTGGTAATGTTGATGGACCAATCACTGCCATGGGAGTACAAGTAAATTCAGATTATTTGAGTAACAACTTTAGTAATCTGGGCACTGGCAATTTTGGGGACTTCTTACAAACTGATGGTCTGCAAAGGCATGACAGTTTTGGAAGGTGGATGAACTACATCATGATTGACTCTCCAGACTCAGCAAATGGTGCAGTTACCAAACCTTCACTTTCTTGTGCGATGGGGAGTCAACCCTCTTCTGTTCCTGAGCTCGTATTCCCCATAACAGACATTGCTCCTGCATGGGCCTTTTCTACTGAGAAAACAAAG ATTATTATCACTGGCTTCTTCATCGAGGGGCATCAACAACATCCAAAAGCCAATCTCTTCTGCATCTGTGGCGATAATTGTGTTCCTGTTGAAATCATCCAAGTTGGGGTCTACCGCTGTTTGGTACCTCCACATTCCCCTGGAATAGTAAATCTCTGTATGAGTTTTGATGGTCATAAGCCGGTCAGTCAATTTGTGAATTTTGAGTACCGAGCTCCTCCATTAGTGCATGATGTTGAACCTTCAATTGAAGAAAAGCCAAAGTGCGAAGAGCTCCAGCTTCAGATGAGACTTGCCTTTCTGCTCTTCTCTACTTCAAAATGTCTAGATATCACTGCCTGTAACATCACACCAACCATTCGAGAGGATGCAAAGAAGTTCTCTCTCCACACTGCAAGTATTTTAAAGGACTGGGCGTATTTTCTGAGTTTAgttgaagaaaataaacttTCACCTGTACAAGCAAAAGACGGGATATTTGAACTTATGTTGAAGAACAGACTCAAGGACTGGATATTGGAAAGAACAATCACTGGTTGTAAAACCACTGAATATGATCTCCATGGTCAAGGTGTCATCCATTTGTGCGCTATCTTAGGATACACGTGGGCTGTTCAACTCTTTTCATGGTCTGGTCTTTCCTTGGATTTCCGGGATAAGTCTGGTTGGACGGCTCTCCATTGGGCAGCATACTGTGGAAG GGAGAAAATGGTTGCAAAGCTCTTATCAGCTGGGGCAAAGGCTAACCTGGTCACTGACCCCACCTCCAACAACCCTGCTGGATGCACTGCCGCTGACCTGGCGTCTCAGAGGGGCTATGAAGGCTTATCTGCTTACCTGGCTGAGAAGTCCCTTGTACACCACTTTCAGGACATGAGTTTAGCAGGAAACATCAGTGGTTCACTCCAAACAACCTCTGATTATACCTCAAATACAGAAGGCAACCTCAGCCAAGAGGATGTGTGCCTTAAGGACTCTCTGGCAGCTTATCGAACAGCTGCAGATGCAGCTGCCCGGATACAGGCTGCGTTCAGAGAGCACTCATTTAAGATTCGTAGTAACCAAGTTATGTGCTTTAATTCTGAGGAGGAAGCAAGGAATATTGTAGCCGCAATGAAGATTCAGCAGGCCTTCCGAAACTTTGAGTGCAAGAAGAAAATGGCAGCAGCTGCTCAGATTCAGTATCGGTTCCGAACTTGGAAAATGCGCAGAGAGTTCCTTAACTTGCGGAACAAAGCGATCAAGATCCAA GCTGCCTTCAGGGGCTTCCAAGTTCGGAGGCAGTACCGTAAAGTTGTGTGGTCTGTCGGGATTCTTGAGAAAGCAATCCTACGCTGGCGTTTAAAGAGGAAAGGCTTCCGTGGGTTCCATGTCAAAGAAAACGTAGATTGGAGGCAGGACAGTGACACAGAGGAGGATTTCTTCAGAACAAGCAGAAAGCAAGCTGAAGATCGTCTCGAGCGATCAGTCGTCCGGGTTCAGGCAATGTTCCGTTCCAAGAAGGCACAGGAAGATTATAGGAGGATGAAGTTGACACATGATGAAGCTCAG TTGGAGTATGATAAGGAGCACAATGGGCATTGCGACATGGAGAGGTAG
- the LOC116207495 gene encoding 60S ribosomal protein L29-1-like produces the protein MAKSKNHTAHNQSYKAHKNGIKKPRRHRHTSTKGMDPKFLRNQRYARKHNNQKNEGGSEQE, from the exons ATGGCCAAGTCGAAGAACCACACTGCCCACAACCAGTCGTACAAGGCCCACAAGAACGGCATCAAGAAGCCCCGGAGGCACCGTCACACCTCCACCAAGGGT ATGGATCCGAAGTTCTTGAGGAACCAGAGGTACGCCAGGAAGCACAACAACCAGAAGAACGAGGGCGGATCCGAGCAGGAGTAG
- the LOC116206709 gene encoding DNA-directed RNA polymerases II, IV and V subunit 9A, producing the protein MSTMKFCRECNNILYPKEDREQKILLYACRNCDHQEVADNFCVYRNEIHHSVGERTQVLQDVAADPTLPRTKSVRCAACNHGEAVFFQATARGEEGMTLFFVCCNPNCGNRWRD; encoded by the exons ATGAGTACTATGAAATTTTGCCGCGAATG TAACAATATTCTCTACCCTAAGGAAGATAGGGAGCAGAAGATTCTTCTGTACGCTTGCCGGAACTGCGATCACCAG GAGGTTGCAGACAACTTCTGTGTGTATCGAAATGAAATACACCACTCAGTGGGGGAGCGGACGCAAGTGCTGCAGGATGTAGCTGCTGATCCGACTCTCCCGCGTACGAAATCAGTCCGTTGTGCCGCGTGCAACCATGGAGAAGCTGTTTTCTTCCAG GCTACTGCAAGGGGGGAGGAAGGTATGACTCTGTTCTTCGTCTGCTGTAATCCGAATTGTGGTAACCGTTGGAGGGATTGA